In Flavobacterium sp. N1736, the following are encoded in one genomic region:
- a CDS encoding META domain-containing protein → MVKNTLILVFLGVVLLSCKCKKTDTVSKLDGTWELNYISGPRIAFDGLYPNKKPTIVFDSKENRVSGNSSCNSYTGKLSVDGNKIDFTQPMVMTKMMCMDGQGEQTYMSILQKITSYDITDDGKTLNLISGDVAMMRFTKK, encoded by the coding sequence ATGGTAAAGAACACTTTAATTTTAGTTTTTTTAGGAGTTGTATTGCTTTCATGTAAATGTAAAAAAACGGATACAGTTTCTAAACTTGACGGAACATGGGAACTCAATTATATCTCTGGTCCAAGAATTGCTTTTGACGGTTTGTATCCAAATAAAAAACCAACCATAGTTTTTGACTCTAAAGAAAATCGTGTTTCCGGTAATAGCAGCTGTAATTCATATACAGGAAAATTGAGTGTAGATGGTAATAAAATCGATTTTACACAACCAATGGTAATGACAAAAATGATGTGTATGGACGGGCAAGGGGAGCAGACTTATATGAGTATACTGCAAAAGATAACTTCGTATGATATTACGGATGATGGCAAAACCCTGAATTTAATTTCCGGAGATGTTGCTATGATGCGATTCACCAAAAAATAG
- a CDS encoding superoxide dismutase family protein gives MKKIIVSFAIVTALVVGCKTSTKSNDAKTLTVALEPKSNSTVTGTATFTEKNGKVTFVAKVAGLQPGVHAIHIHEKSDCTAADGSSAGGHWNPTFKKHGKWGVGEYHKGDIGNFTADDKGNGSITLTTDEWCIGCEDETKNILGKGLIVHQGTDDFTTQPTGNAGGRVACAGIIK, from the coding sequence ATGAAAAAAATAATCGTTTCCTTCGCTATAGTTACAGCCTTAGTTGTTGGCTGTAAGACCAGTACAAAATCAAATGATGCTAAAACTTTAACTGTTGCATTAGAACCAAAAAGTAACAGCACCGTAACGGGAACAGCTACTTTTACAGAGAAAAATGGCAAAGTAACTTTTGTGGCAAAAGTGGCAGGTTTACAGCCCGGAGTTCACGCTATACATATTCATGAAAAATCAGATTGTACTGCTGCTGACGGAAGTTCTGCTGGCGGACACTGGAATCCAACTTTTAAAAAACATGGAAAATGGGGCGTTGGCGAATATCATAAAGGTGATATCGGAAACTTTACCGCAGATGATAAAGGTAACGGATCTATCACGCTTACAACAGACGAATGGTGTATAGGTTGTGAGGATGAAACCAAAAATATACTTGGAAAAGGTTTAATCGTACATCAGGGAACTGATGATTTTACAACTCAACCAACCGGAAATGCCGGCGGCAGAGTTGCCTGTGCAGGTATTATCAAGTAA
- a CDS encoding LETM1-related biofilm-associated protein, giving the protein MINPSASGWIDKFFSEQKFSEAIPFETVDSFYYKVRETGFIYGHIISIDSQIPIPIKGWFKTEISKIALLNTLYGAFCLEKRNSEPKNFITEVLKFYKAMNPEGFNLFKILLPKDAPSHSLENIIDERVQTNDSIISKNFSHLVTNALLFIDVLAFRQYLAHGEIPEKYLKRIEETVLGIVGLALKTKTVKSQHDDLLIKLFEASIRYSKFSKVTVDTLETLQLDYFSNKLEQYYLIDMAGMALWSDGVVENEEAYFLYSLGSMMHVSDDFVTQSIDTTHTFITTHKHKIPYFNYSNPVKHFYDQMTHTVVKLIIRNKNRLVKEIVQSKELMVLLAYSTTRDLDAKEKKKVKKQLLDICKTIPSLTIFLLPGGSLLLPILIKFIPTMLPSAFNENLDENE; this is encoded by the coding sequence ATGATTAACCCATCGGCATCAGGCTGGATCGATAAATTTTTTAGCGAACAAAAGTTTTCAGAAGCAATTCCTTTTGAAACAGTAGATTCTTTTTACTATAAAGTGAGAGAAACTGGCTTTATCTATGGGCACATTATTTCTATAGATTCCCAAATTCCAATTCCGATAAAAGGCTGGTTTAAAACAGAAATTTCTAAAATTGCTTTACTAAATACTTTGTACGGTGCTTTTTGTTTAGAAAAAAGAAACTCTGAGCCTAAGAATTTCATTACCGAAGTTTTAAAGTTTTATAAAGCAATGAATCCGGAAGGGTTTAATCTCTTTAAAATTTTACTTCCAAAAGATGCACCTTCCCATTCTTTAGAAAATATAATTGATGAAAGAGTGCAGACTAATGATAGTATTATTAGTAAAAACTTTTCGCATCTTGTTACCAACGCTTTATTATTTATTGATGTTTTGGCATTTAGACAATATTTGGCGCATGGTGAAATTCCTGAAAAATATTTAAAACGAATTGAAGAAACGGTTCTTGGTATTGTAGGTTTAGCATTAAAAACGAAAACAGTAAAATCGCAACACGATGATTTATTGATTAAACTTTTTGAAGCTTCTATTCGATATTCAAAATTTTCAAAAGTTACGGTTGATACTTTAGAAACCTTGCAGCTTGATTATTTTAGCAACAAACTAGAGCAATATTATTTGATCGATATGGCCGGAATGGCTTTATGGAGCGATGGCGTTGTCGAAAATGAGGAAGCATATTTTTTATATTCGCTAGGATCGATGATGCATGTTTCTGATGATTTCGTTACCCAAAGTATCGACACGACACATACTTTTATTACGACTCATAAACATAAAATTCCGTATTTTAATTATTCAAATCCGGTAAAGCATTTTTATGACCAGATGACGCACACGGTTGTAAAACTGATTATAAGAAACAAAAACAGGCTGGTTAAGGAAATTGTTCAGAGTAAAGAATTGATGGTTCTTTTGGCTTATTCTACAACAAGGGATTTAGATGCAAAAGAAAAGAAAAAAGTAAAAAAACAGCTTTTGGATATCTGCAAAACGATTCCGTCATTGACAATATTCTTACTACCCGGCGGAAGTTTATTATTGCCGATATTAATCAAATTTATTCCAACAATGTTACCATCGGCTTTTAATGAAAATCTCGACGAAAATGAATAA
- the can gene encoding carbonate dehydratase translates to MREFYQKLLDNNKEWVEKSLALDPNYFADLAKGQTPPLLWIGCSDSRVPANEIIGAKPGEVFVHRNIANMVVHSDMNMLSVLDYAVNVLKVKHVIVCGHYGCGGVKAAMGNMSVGIIDNWIRHIKDEYRLHDKYLNSIEDETERFNAFVEINAKEQVYNLAKTSIVQGAWKNGQDLMLHGWVYGLNSGFVTDLNVNIASNAELDEVYQLSNL, encoded by the coding sequence ATGAGAGAATTTTATCAAAAATTATTAGACAATAATAAAGAATGGGTTGAAAAATCATTAGCATTAGACCCAAATTATTTTGCAGATTTAGCTAAAGGTCAAACTCCGCCATTATTATGGATTGGATGTTCTGACAGCCGTGTTCCGGCAAACGAAATTATTGGTGCTAAACCAGGTGAAGTTTTTGTTCACCGAAATATTGCCAATATGGTTGTGCATTCAGATATGAATATGTTAAGCGTACTGGATTATGCAGTAAATGTTTTAAAAGTAAAACACGTTATTGTTTGCGGACATTACGGTTGTGGTGGTGTAAAAGCTGCAATGGGAAATATGTCTGTTGGAATTATCGACAACTGGATTCGTCATATTAAAGATGAATATCGTTTGCATGATAAATACCTGAATTCAATTGAAGATGAAACAGAACGTTTCAATGCTTTTGTTGAAATTAATGCCAAAGAACAAGTTTACAACCTGGCAAAGACATCAATTGTACAAGGTGCCTGGAAAAATGGTCAGGATTTAATGCTTCACGGATGGGTTTACGGTTTAAATTCTGGTTTTGTAACCGATTTGAATGTAAATATCGCATCAAATGCTGAATTAGATGAAGTTTACCAGCTTAGTAATTTATAA
- a CDS encoding SulP family inorganic anion transporter yields MTKKINLFANLKSDFASGLVVFLVALPLCLGIAMASGAPLFSGIIAGVIGGIVVGYLSQSHISVSGPAAGLTAIILTAITDLGAFDVFLMSVFIAGLIQLALGFLKAGSISNYFPTNVIEGMLAGIGIIIILKQLPHAFGYDADFEGDQAFIQNDGSNSFSFLFNVINHIQLGAVVISVISLVILISWEKVPFLKRLKLVPGALIAVILGVAINEIFVSTGSSLAIAKEHLVSLPVPKSFDEFKSILILPNFAAVTNPQVWVVAITIAIVASIETLLCIEAADRMDVQKRYTNTNVELRAQGIGNIVSSLLGGLPMTSVVVRSSANNNAGAKSKMSAIIHGVLLLVSVLAIPALLNKIPLATLATVLILVGYKLAKPATFLHFWEKGKYQFVPFIATLVFVVATDLLKGVALGIIISIIFVLRGNLKRAYSFKKEEYEDGDVIHIDLAQEVSFLNKAAIKLTLNEIPENSKVIINAHDTEYIAHDVLDLIREFKETRAIDENIKVKLKGFKKAYELENTPDINNHVSIEHYYDVAKRALVKKEVRKEQF; encoded by the coding sequence ATGACAAAAAAAATTAATCTTTTTGCCAACCTTAAATCTGATTTTGCATCGGGTTTAGTGGTTTTTTTGGTGGCTCTTCCGTTGTGTTTAGGTATTGCAATGGCTTCTGGAGCGCCTTTATTTTCTGGAATTATCGCAGGTGTTATTGGTGGTATTGTGGTAGGTTATTTAAGCCAGTCGCATATTAGTGTATCTGGTCCGGCTGCTGGTTTAACAGCTATTATTTTAACCGCAATCACTGATTTGGGTGCCTTCGATGTGTTTTTAATGTCTGTTTTTATTGCTGGATTAATTCAGTTAGCATTAGGATTTTTAAAAGCCGGAAGTATTTCAAATTATTTTCCAACCAATGTTATTGAAGGCATGCTTGCTGGTATCGGTATCATTATCATCTTAAAACAATTGCCACACGCTTTTGGTTACGATGCTGATTTTGAAGGAGATCAGGCTTTTATTCAAAACGATGGAAGTAATTCATTTTCATTTTTATTCAACGTAATAAATCACATTCAGTTAGGAGCAGTCGTAATTTCAGTAATTTCATTAGTGATCTTAATTTCCTGGGAAAAAGTTCCTTTTTTAAAGAGACTAAAATTAGTTCCGGGTGCACTTATTGCTGTTATTTTGGGAGTTGCTATAAACGAAATTTTTGTTTCAACAGGAAGTTCGCTTGCTATTGCAAAAGAGCATTTGGTTTCTCTGCCTGTTCCAAAATCTTTTGATGAGTTTAAATCTATTTTGATACTGCCAAATTTTGCTGCAGTTACAAATCCGCAGGTTTGGGTTGTTGCCATTACAATTGCCATTGTTGCTTCTATCGAAACATTATTATGTATTGAAGCAGCAGACAGAATGGATGTTCAAAAACGTTATACCAATACAAATGTTGAACTTAGAGCTCAGGGAATTGGTAATATTGTAAGTTCACTTTTAGGAGGTTTACCAATGACATCAGTTGTAGTAAGATCTTCAGCAAATAATAATGCAGGAGCAAAATCTAAAATGTCGGCAATTATTCATGGTGTACTTTTATTGGTGAGCGTTTTGGCGATTCCGGCACTTTTAAACAAGATTCCGTTAGCGACTTTAGCAACAGTTTTGATTTTAGTTGGATATAAATTAGCAAAACCAGCAACATTTTTACATTTCTGGGAAAAAGGAAAATACCAGTTTGTACCTTTTATTGCCACTTTAGTATTTGTTGTTGCAACAGATTTACTTAAAGGTGTGGCTTTGGGAATCATCATTAGTATTATTTTTGTATTGAGAGGAAACCTGAAAAGAGCATATAGCTTTAAAAAAGAAGAATACGAAGATGGAGATGTTATTCATATTGATTTGGCGCAGGAAGTTTCATTTTTGAATAAAGCGGCGATCAAATTAACACTAAATGAAATTCCTGAAAACTCAAAAGTAATCATCAATGCACATGATACAGAGTATATTGCGCATGATGTTCTGGATTTAATTCGTGAATTTAAAGAAACCCGTGCTATTGATGAAAACATCAAAGTAAAACTAAAAGGCTTTAAAAAAGCGTACGAATTAGAAAATACGCCGGATATTAATAATCACGTTTCGATAGAACATTATTATGATGTTGCAAAAAGAGCGTTGGTTAAAAAAGAAGTTAGAAAAGAACAATTTTAA